One part of the Paraglaciecola sp. L3A3 genome encodes these proteins:
- a CDS encoding GDP-mannose mannosyl hydrolase — translation MDLIHMFLDDNTFSTVITSAPLVSIDLLVKNKQNQYLLGLRNNRPAKGYWFVPGGRILKDETIDAAFIRLTKEELGVTFERTDAVFLGPYEHFYKDYVFGTDTSTHYVVLAYTIVIDINLAELPNSQHCQYQWLSREDLLNSDSVHKHSKWYLE, via the coding sequence ATGGATTTAATACATATGTTTTTGGATGACAATACGTTTAGCACTGTCATTACGAGTGCACCACTAGTTTCTATTGACCTATTGGTAAAAAACAAACAAAACCAATATCTTTTAGGCTTACGCAATAATCGACCGGCTAAGGGTTATTGGTTTGTACCGGGAGGTAGAATTCTAAAAGATGAGACCATAGATGCCGCTTTTATACGCTTAACTAAAGAAGAGTTGGGGGTAACCTTTGAACGAACTGATGCTGTATTTTTAGGCCCCTATGAACACTTCTATAAGGACTATGTATTTGGTACAGACACAAGTACGCATTATGTAGTACTGGCTTATACCATAGTAATCGATATAAACTTAGCAGAACTACCTAATAGTCAGCACTGTCAATATCAGTGGTTGAGTCGCGAAGATTTATTAAATAGCGATAGCGTACATAAACATTCAAAGTGGTATCTAGAATAA
- a CDS encoding GDP-L-fucose synthase, whose translation MKKIFVAGHRGMVGSAIVRQLQARGDCELVLRSRKELDLTNQQAVAEFFQTEKIDQVYLAAAKVGGIIANNTYPADFIYENLMIECNIIHSAHVADIQQLLFLGSSCIYPKLAAQPMAETALLTGTLESTNEPYALAKIAGIKLCESYNRQYGRDYRSVMPTNLYGPHDNFHPENSHVIPALLRRFHEAKLNNDSEVVAWGSGKPMREFLHVKDMAAASIHVMELDKVTYDENTEPMLSHINVGTGVDCTIRELVETVAKVTGFQGDIVFDATKPDGAPRKLMNVDRLAALGWKYNYSLEEGLQDAYQWFLDNQDSFRQA comes from the coding sequence ATGAAGAAGATATTCGTAGCAGGCCATCGAGGTATGGTGGGCTCAGCAATTGTTCGACAATTGCAGGCTCGTGGTGATTGTGAATTAGTATTACGATCGCGAAAAGAATTAGATTTAACCAATCAGCAAGCCGTAGCTGAATTTTTTCAAACAGAAAAAATAGACCAAGTTTACCTTGCTGCAGCAAAAGTGGGCGGTATTATTGCCAATAACACTTACCCTGCCGATTTTATTTACGAAAACTTAATGATTGAATGTAATATTATACATTCTGCCCACGTAGCAGACATTCAACAGTTATTGTTTTTAGGCTCAAGTTGTATTTATCCTAAACTCGCAGCACAGCCAATGGCTGAAACGGCATTGTTAACAGGAACTTTGGAGTCAACTAACGAACCTTATGCCCTAGCTAAAATAGCTGGTATTAAATTATGTGAATCTTATAACCGCCAATATGGCAGAGATTACCGTAGCGTTATGCCGACCAACTTATATGGACCACATGATAACTTTCACCCTGAAAACTCTCATGTTATCCCAGCTTTGTTACGCCGTTTTCATGAAGCTAAACTTAATAATGACAGTGAAGTGGTTGCTTGGGGCAGTGGAAAACCTATGCGCGAGTTTTTGCATGTGAAAGACATGGCCGCAGCCTCGATACACGTGATGGAATTAGACAAAGTCACTTATGATGAAAATACCGAGCCAATGTTGAGTCATATCAATGTCGGTACTGGCGTTGATTGTACTATTCGAGAACTAGTAGAAACTGTTGCCAAAGTTACCGGGTTTCAGGGAGATATTGTATTTGATGCAACTAAACCCGACGGAGCCCCGCGAAAGTTAATGAATGTTGACCGTTTAGCTGCACTAGGTTGGAAATATAATTATTCACTGGAAGAAGGCCTACAAGATGCTTATCAATGGTTTTTAGATAACCAAGATAGTTTTAGACAAGCTTAA
- the gmd gene encoding GDP-mannose 4,6-dehydratase, giving the protein MKKALITGVTGQDGSYLAEFLLEKGYEVHGIKRRASLFNTQRVDHIYEDVHIENARFKLHYGDLSDSSNLIRIMREVEPDEVYNLGAQSHVAVSFEAPEYTADVDALGTLRLLEAIRFLGLEKKTKFYQASTSELYGEVQEIPQKETTPFHPRSPYAVAKMYAYWIAVNYRESYGIYACNGILFNHESPRRGETFVTRKITRAVANIAQGLDSCLYLGNMDALRDWGHAKDYVRMQWMMLQQDNPEDFVIATGKQISVREFVRMSAENAGITIEFSGEGLSEIATVTAIIGDDAPEVKVGDVIVKVDPRYFRPAEVETLLGDPTKAKEKLGWVPEITVEEMCAEMVEHDLSKAKQHALLKKHGFAVSVSKE; this is encoded by the coding sequence ATGAAAAAAGCATTAATTACCGGTGTAACCGGCCAGGACGGTTCTTATTTAGCCGAATTTTTATTAGAAAAAGGATATGAAGTTCACGGTATTAAACGTCGTGCTTCATTGTTTAATACACAACGTGTCGATCATATTTATGAAGACGTGCATATTGAAAATGCCCGCTTTAAATTACACTACGGCGACTTATCCGATTCATCAAATCTTATCCGTATTATGCGTGAAGTAGAGCCCGATGAAGTGTATAACCTTGGTGCGCAGTCGCATGTTGCCGTTTCGTTCGAAGCCCCTGAATATACAGCTGATGTTGATGCATTAGGTACGTTGAGGCTATTAGAGGCAATTCGCTTCTTAGGTTTGGAAAAGAAAACAAAATTCTATCAAGCCTCAACGTCTGAGTTGTACGGTGAAGTGCAAGAAATACCACAAAAAGAAACCACGCCGTTTCATCCACGTTCACCTTATGCGGTAGCTAAAATGTATGCTTATTGGATAGCGGTTAACTACCGTGAGTCTTATGGTATTTATGCCTGTAATGGTATTTTGTTTAACCATGAATCACCACGTCGTGGCGAAACTTTCGTTACTCGTAAAATTACTCGTGCTGTTGCTAATATCGCTCAGGGACTTGATTCATGTTTGTATTTAGGCAATATGGATGCATTACGTGATTGGGGTCATGCTAAAGACTACGTACGTATGCAATGGATGATGTTACAACAAGACAATCCTGAAGATTTTGTCATTGCCACAGGTAAACAAATTTCTGTACGTGAGTTTGTCCGTATGTCTGCTGAAAATGCTGGCATAACAATAGAATTCAGTGGCGAAGGTCTGAGTGAGATTGCTACTGTCACTGCTATAATTGGCGATGATGCACCAGAAGTTAAAGTCGGCGATGTAATTGTCAAAGTTGACCCTCGTTATTTCCGTCCTGCAGAAGTTGAAACACTGCTCGGAGACCCTACTAAAGCCAAAGAAAAACTTGGCTGGGTACCTGAGATAACAGTTGAAGAAATGTGTGCGGAGATGGTAGAGCATGACTTAAGTAAAGCTAAGCAGCATGCATTACTCAAAAAACATGGCTTTGCTGTTTCTGTTTCTAAAGAATAA
- a CDS encoding acylneuraminate cytidylyltransferase — MINKKKIAAFVPIKLNSRRLPNKNFLNLGNRPLAHYIFDTLHQIEELDSVYCYTSQSQIIKLLPDKTKLLPRPANLDGDDVSGNQLFDYAIQKLSNYDVIVLCHPTGPFVEAESLKQGIHAVISDDYDCAIAVEKLRTYAWFNGKPLNYEPNKMAQTQDLQPVFAETSGFYIFEREKYKKTKSRVGEKPAFIEVNRREAVDIDYPSDFAFAEHMLGYDEKEKALSFDRFFVDIVKEKAIHGKIRHYSFDLDGVIIDSIEVMEKSWCAVGGEYNLEIGFDEYKKHIGRPLHDILKMIGVPDTKIDSVAKSYSAQTRLHKDAIKSYPEVVEAIKVLKKDGYLISIVTSKPRERAEEIVEGLFGKDSGIVLVSPEDLPSKRGKPAPDPILLACCLNGCDPQETIYIGDMDVDKRAAKRAAVHFVHASWGYEELPELDEVWFGDAKSLCQYLYEISNAQSKEV; from the coding sequence ATGATAAATAAAAAGAAAATTGCTGCTTTTGTTCCAATAAAATTAAATTCTAGGAGGTTGCCTAATAAAAACTTTTTGAATTTAGGAAACAGGCCGCTGGCACACTATATATTTGATACTTTACATCAGATTGAAGAGTTAGATTCTGTTTACTGCTATACAAGTCAAAGCCAAATCATAAAGCTCCTTCCGGATAAAACTAAACTACTCCCAAGACCGGCAAACCTTGATGGAGACGATGTTTCTGGTAATCAGCTTTTTGATTATGCAATCCAAAAACTGTCTAATTATGATGTCATCGTATTGTGTCATCCTACTGGACCTTTTGTGGAAGCTGAATCATTAAAACAGGGTATTCATGCTGTAATAAGTGACGATTACGATTGCGCCATAGCTGTAGAAAAACTGCGAACATATGCTTGGTTTAATGGAAAGCCACTTAATTATGAACCCAATAAAATGGCACAAACTCAAGATTTGCAGCCTGTTTTTGCTGAAACTAGTGGCTTCTATATTTTTGAAAGAGAAAAATACAAGAAAACCAAAAGCAGGGTTGGTGAAAAGCCGGCTTTTATTGAAGTAAATCGACGAGAAGCTGTAGACATAGACTATCCTTCAGATTTTGCTTTCGCGGAGCATATGCTTGGCTATGACGAAAAAGAAAAGGCACTTTCTTTCGATAGATTTTTTGTAGATATTGTTAAAGAAAAAGCGATTCACGGAAAGATAAGGCACTATTCATTCGATTTAGACGGAGTAATCATTGATAGTATCGAAGTAATGGAGAAGAGTTGGTGTGCGGTTGGTGGTGAGTACAATTTAGAAATAGGCTTTGACGAATACAAAAAACATATTGGAAGGCCTTTACACGACATTTTAAAAATGATTGGTGTACCAGATACAAAAATAGATTCTGTGGCAAAAAGTTATTCTGCCCAAACAAGGCTGCATAAAGACGCTATCAAATCTTATCCAGAAGTAGTGGAAGCTATCAAAGTTCTTAAAAAAGATGGTTACCTTATCTCAATTGTTACTTCAAAACCTCGAGAGAGGGCTGAGGAAATAGTGGAAGGCTTGTTTGGAAAGGATTCTGGTATTGTTTTAGTATCGCCAGAGGATTTACCATCAAAGCGTGGTAAACCAGCCCCTGATCCAATATTATTAGCTTGCTGTTTAAACGGATGTGACCCTCAGGAGACCATCTACATTGGCGATATGGACGTCGATAAAAGAGCGGCTAAAAGAGCGGCTGTTCACTTTGTTCATGCTAGTTGGGGATATGAAGAATTACCAGAGTTAGATGAAGTTTGGTTTGGTGATGCAAAATCTCTATGTCAATACTTGTATGAAATTAGCAATGCTCAAAGTAAAGAGGTTTGA